The proteins below are encoded in one region of Ricinus communis isolate WT05 ecotype wild-type chromosome 6, ASM1957865v1, whole genome shotgun sequence:
- the LOC8288663 gene encoding probable LRR receptor-like serine/threonine-protein kinase At3g47570 isoform X2 → MVIAVKVLNLMRRGASKSFLAECEVLRNVRHRNLVKVLTACSGVDYRGNDFKALVYEFMDNGNLDDWLHPSPTLGLDEVPRTLNIVQRLNIAIDVACALEYLHCHSGTTIVHCDPKPSNLLLDKEMSGHVSDFGLVKFLQDGNIDFCTNQSNSVGARGTIGYCPPEYGLGSNISTSGDIFSFGILLLEMFTGKRPTHDMFTEGLSLHNFVKGALPEQVTKIIDPCMLRVQLSEDATSNHQRDMRNRRKDKLIECLTPIFEIGISCSAESPQERMNISDVLAQLSSVRNRFLGTRLPRQREDSRTLQSGAQD, encoded by the exons ATGGTTATTGCAGTGAAAGTGCTTAACCTTATGCGTCGAGGAGCTTCAAAGAGTTTTCTAGCTGAATGCGAGGTGTTAAGGAACGTCAGACATCGAAATCTTGTGAAGGTACTTACTGCTTGTTCAGGAGTTGATTATCGCGGTAATGATTTCAAAGCTTTGGTTTACGAATTCATGGATAATGGGAACTTGGATGATTGGTTGCATCCAAGTCCAACTCTTGGATTAGATGAAGTGCCAAGGACCTTAAACATTGTGCAGAGATTAAATATTGCCATTGATGTTGCATGTGCACTAGAGTATCTTCATTGTCATTCTGGAACAACAATTGTTCATTGTGATCCGAAACCGAGTAATCTTCTTCTTGACAAAGAGATGAGTGGACATGTAAGTGATTTTGGATTAGTCAAGTTCCTTCAGGATGGAAACATCGACTTTTGCACAAATCAATCCAACTCTGTTGGAGCCAGAGGAACTATTGGCTATTGTCCTCCAG AGTATGGCTTGGGAAGCAACATATCAACGTCCGGTGACATATTCAGCTTTGGCATCCTCTTGCTGGAGATGTTCACAGGAAAAAGGCCTACTCACGACATGTTTACAGAGGGATTAAGCCTTCACAATTTTGTCAAGGGAGCGTTGCCTGAACAAGTGACAAAGATTATAGATCCCTGCATGCTTCGAGTGCAGCTCAGTGAAGATGCAACATCGAATCATCAGCGAGACATGAGGAACAGGAGAAAAGACAAACTTATCGAGTGCTTAACCCCAATATTTGAAATTGGAATATCCTGTTCTGCAGAATCACCACAAGAGCGCATGAATATCAGTGATGTTCTTGCTCAACTATCTTCTGTCAGAAACAGATTTCTGGGTACGCGATTACCCAGACAGAGAGAGGATTCAAGAACCCTGCA GTCAGGTGCACAAGATTGA
- the LOC8288663 gene encoding probable LRR receptor-like serine/threonine-protein kinase At3g47570 isoform X3, producing the protein MVIAVKVLNLMRRGASKSFLAECEVLRNVRHRNLVKVLTACSGVDYRGNDFKALVYEFMDNGNLDDWLHPSPTLGLDEVPRTLNIVQRLNIAIDVACALEYLHCHSGTTIVHCDPKPSNLLLDKEMSGHVSDFGLVKFLQDGNIDFCTNQSNSVGARGTIGYCPPEYGLGSNISTSGDIFSFGILLLEMFTGKRPTHDMFTEGLSLHNFVKGALPEQVTKIIDPCMLRVQLSEDATSNHQRDMRNRRKDKLIECLTPIFEIGISCSAESPQERMNISDVLAQLSSVRNRFLGTRLPRQREDSRTLQ; encoded by the exons ATGGTTATTGCAGTGAAAGTGCTTAACCTTATGCGTCGAGGAGCTTCAAAGAGTTTTCTAGCTGAATGCGAGGTGTTAAGGAACGTCAGACATCGAAATCTTGTGAAGGTACTTACTGCTTGTTCAGGAGTTGATTATCGCGGTAATGATTTCAAAGCTTTGGTTTACGAATTCATGGATAATGGGAACTTGGATGATTGGTTGCATCCAAGTCCAACTCTTGGATTAGATGAAGTGCCAAGGACCTTAAACATTGTGCAGAGATTAAATATTGCCATTGATGTTGCATGTGCACTAGAGTATCTTCATTGTCATTCTGGAACAACAATTGTTCATTGTGATCCGAAACCGAGTAATCTTCTTCTTGACAAAGAGATGAGTGGACATGTAAGTGATTTTGGATTAGTCAAGTTCCTTCAGGATGGAAACATCGACTTTTGCACAAATCAATCCAACTCTGTTGGAGCCAGAGGAACTATTGGCTATTGTCCTCCAG AGTATGGCTTGGGAAGCAACATATCAACGTCCGGTGACATATTCAGCTTTGGCATCCTCTTGCTGGAGATGTTCACAGGAAAAAGGCCTACTCACGACATGTTTACAGAGGGATTAAGCCTTCACAATTTTGTCAAGGGAGCGTTGCCTGAACAAGTGACAAAGATTATAGATCCCTGCATGCTTCGAGTGCAGCTCAGTGAAGATGCAACATCGAATCATCAGCGAGACATGAGGAACAGGAGAAAAGACAAACTTATCGAGTGCTTAACCCCAATATTTGAAATTGGAATATCCTGTTCTGCAGAATCACCACAAGAGCGCATGAATATCAGTGATGTTCTTGCTCAACTATCTTCTGTCAGAAACAGATTTCTGGGTACGCGATTACCCAGACAGAGAGAGGATTCAAGAACCCTGCAGTAG